The Pectinophora gossypiella chromosome 15, ilPecGoss1.1, whole genome shotgun sequence genome has a window encoding:
- the LOC126373100 gene encoding DNA repair protein XRCC1: MPRVKIDYVVSFSSESSDAPASNLLANEAGRGRWLCPQGEPSCSVLLQLAKAVQISSITIGAHHAALVEVLVGRSEKPNDPFEVLIASSVFLSPMDSRRLPSGDAAAERVRTFSAEHLAADVRARRWDRVRVVCSQPYNKHCKYGLSFIHIFSPEGDSSDSDPSTTRVTKPTAVPKLSFLEEQESDDDEFKPGALFAKHRAATHAGEGPSTDAQIRQATSLALKNVSDSSTKLIRTPISKPKGDATSSERPSSDRRGDRLIYADEDDKPHNKIDKVVAAHKDQQAKTAEKTSKKDKRRYKDKEKEKVSKQFKDKQEAESSRHKKDKDRHDASHSHSDRDNRHDDSHRSRDERTPKRERSSSNKQGKDGESSSKKQKMSKQQDTDQSLHAGPVSAAPHTLLSDVVFVLSGYENPRRAAVRDAALAMGARFQRDWGRGCTHLICAFPNTPKLRAVRAAPGGGAAVAVTADWVERCAARRRRLPWQWFATEDKYKVRRARSASGEDPPGTDASAKAATPDSECDTDDEIEKVLRAAPQKDRRDASPDRDKKPDVNEEEKDDTMNTSRESDLAFVCDERIRGCVTVSDTDSDETDQQEMDDTDLSISTVEALPSFFEGLTFSILEGSKPILDTSLVKRYITAYGGEIVEPHSDEETEVDYAVCLSSSSAAGLRGRRVRGDWVWRCHQRRRLCDAGDFVLA, from the exons ATGCCTCGAGTGAAGATTGACTATGTCGTGAGTTTCAGCAGTGAGTCATCG GATGCACCGGCTAGTAATCTTTTAGCGAATGAAGCAGGTCGCGGGCGTTGGCTTTGTCCCCAAGGGGAACCCTCCTGCTCGGTGTTATTGCAGCTGGCTAAAGCTGTGCAG ATATCTTCCATCACAATCGGCGCACATCATGCAGCACTGGTGGAGGTGCTTGTGGGAAGATCTGAGAAGCCCAATGACCCATTTGAG GTGTTAATAGCCAGCAGCGTGTTCCTCTCCCCTATGGACTCCCGTCGCTTGCCCTCGGGCGACGCGGCGGCGGAGCGCGTGCGCACGTTCAGTGCGGAGCACCTAGCGGCTgacgtgcgcgcgcgccgctggGACCGCGTACGCGTCGTGTGCTCGCAGCCTTATAACAAGCATTGCAAG TACGGCCTATCCTTCATCCACATCTTTTCTCCGGAGGGCGACTCTAGCGACAGTGATCCATCAACTACAAGGGTGACCAAACCCACAGCAGTTCCGAAGCTGTCGTTCCTGGAGGAACAGGAGTCTGATGATGACGAGTTCAAGCCAGGAGCGCTGTTTGCTAAACATCGCGCCGCCACACACGCGGGCGAGGGGCCTAGTAcag ATGCACAAATACGCCAAGCGACATCGCTAGCTCTCAAGAACGTATCGGATTCATCCACAAAATTAATACGAACACCTATAAGCAAACCAAAAGGTGACGCTACGTCTAGTGAACGTCCTTCCTCCGACCGGCGTGGCGACAGATTGATATACGCTGACGAAGATGATAAACCTCATAACAAGATTGATAAAGTTGTTGCAGCACATAAGGACCAACAG GCAAAAACAGCTGAAAAGACCAGCAAAAAAGACAAACGGCGTTACAAAGACAAAGAAAAAGAGAAAGTGAGCAAGCAATTCAAAGATAAGCAAGAAGCAGAAAGTTCTAGACATAAGAAAGACAAAGACAGACACGATGCTTCTCACTCTCATTCTGATAGAGATAACAGACACGACGACTCTCACAGAAGTAGAGATGAGAGAACTCCTAAAAGAGAAAGGAGTTCGTCTAACAAGCAAGGGAAAGATGGCGAGAGTAGCAGCAAAAAACAGAAGATGTCTAAACAGCAGGACACTGACCAAA GCCTCCACGCCGGGCCGGTGTCGGCGGCGCCGCACACGCTGCTCAGCGACGTGGTGTTCGTGCTGAGCGGCTACGAGAACCCACGCCGGGCTGCCGTGCGGGACGCCGCGCTGGCCATGGGTGCGCGATTCCAGCGGGACTGGGGTCGCGGCTGCACGCATCTCAT CTGCGCGTTCCCTAACACCCCGAAGCTGCGGGCGGTGCGCGCGGCCCCGGGCGGCGGCGCCGCGGTGGCCGTCACGGCCGACTGGGTGGAGCgctgcgccgcgcgccgccgccgcctgccgTGGCAGTGGTTCGCCACCGAGGACAAGTACAAGGTGCGCCGCGCCAGGAGCGCCTCCGGGGAAGACCCTCCAGGGACGGATGCCAGCGCTAAGGCGGCTACTCCAGATTCTG AATGTGACACTGACGACGAAATTGAAAAAGTACTACGTGCCGCTCCACAGAAAGATCGTCGCGACGCATCGCc CGACCGGGACAAAAAACCAGACGTAAATGAGGAAGAGAAGGACGACACGATGAACACGTCTCGTGAATCAGACTTGGCGTTCGTGTGTGACGAACGGATACGCGGCTGCGTCACAGTCAGTGATACTGATAGCGACGAAACTGATCAACAG GAGATGGACGACACAGACCTATCGATCTCAACCGTTGAAGCTCTTCCGTCGTTTTTCGAAGGGCTCACATTTTCAATACTCGAGGGAAGCAAGCCCATCCTGGATACAAGCCTAGTGAAGCGGTATATTACAGCTTATGGCGGGGAAATCGTAGag